A section of the Alkalihalobacillus sp. LMS39 genome encodes:
- a CDS encoding ThiF family adenylyltransferase, whose amino-acid sequence MTERYSRQVFYRHIGEEGQRKICNSHVAIIGLGAVGSVVANHLARAGVGRITLFDPDYVRTIDLQHNLLFSKEDVQKGRLKVVAAKQSLNMINSTIRIKGNESKLSIETLLHETDDVSILVVGNTNPEVISVCNEFCFLKNIPLVFGGIIDGKGRQMSIFPGETPCLNCVLQKYKWIDLKQNDFLTSDLIGSYQAMDVIKFLVEKNAVIRKQILTMDPLNNIHEEMLIHELQERCAVCASKQG is encoded by the coding sequence ATGACTGAACGATACTCCCGGCAAGTATTCTATCGTCATATTGGCGAAGAGGGACAACGAAAGATTTGTAATAGTCATGTTGCGATTATTGGTTTAGGTGCGGTCGGTTCTGTTGTGGCCAATCATTTAGCTAGAGCTGGAGTTGGTCGAATCACACTTTTTGATCCTGATTACGTGCGAACAATAGATTTACAACATAATTTGCTATTTAGCAAAGAAGATGTTCAGAAAGGGAGATTAAAAGTAGTTGCCGCCAAACAAAGCCTTAACATGATTAACTCTACAATTCGGATTAAAGGTAATGAATCAAAGCTTTCCATCGAAACTTTACTTCATGAAACTGATGATGTCTCCATACTTGTAGTTGGAAACACGAATCCAGAAGTTATTTCCGTTTGTAATGAATTTTGTTTTCTAAAGAATATTCCGTTAGTATTTGGAGGAATTATCGATGGGAAAGGCAGGCAAATGTCTATTTTTCCCGGAGAAACTCCTTGTCTTAATTGTGTACTTCAAAAGTATAAGTGGATCGACTTGAAACAAAATGACTTTTTAACCTCAGATCTTATCGGGTCGTATCAAGCGATGGATGTTATTAAGTTTTTAGTCGAAAAAAATGCTGTTATTCGGAAACAAATTTTAACAATGGACCCTCTCAATAATATTCATGAAGAAATGCTGATTCACGAACTACAAGAGCGGTGCGCAGTTTGTGCATCAAAGCAAGGTTAA
- the moaD gene encoding molybdopterin converting factor subunit 1, with amino-acid sequence MIKVLFFAGLAEKTGRYEVEIAGVDLTVNEVIEQITKQFPSIEAELAHSMIAVNEELVERTTIVKENDTVAFIPPVSGG; translated from the coding sequence ATGATTAAAGTATTATTTTTTGCTGGATTAGCGGAAAAAACAGGTCGGTATGAAGTAGAGATTGCTGGTGTCGACCTGACAGTGAATGAAGTAATCGAACAAATTACGAAACAATTCCCTTCAATTGAAGCAGAACTTGCGCATTCAATGATTGCTGTAAATGAAGAATTAGTAGAACGAACTACCATTGTTAAAGAAAATGATACGGTTGCCTTTATCCCTCCTGTTAGCGGAGGGTAA
- a CDS encoding molybdenum cofactor biosynthesis protein MoaE — translation MENFLITDQPIIIDDIVQKVADRNAGAINTFIGTVRELTKGKKTLYLQYEAYVPMAEKKLAQIGEEIQQKWPEAKTAITHRIGRLDISEIAVVIAVSTPHRADSFEASRYAIERIKEIVPIWKKEHWEDGEMWIGDQKEQVAYPSGKPEELTDD, via the coding sequence ATGGAAAACTTTTTAATTACGGATCAACCGATAATCATTGATGATATCGTTCAAAAAGTGGCAGACCGAAATGCCGGAGCGATTAATACGTTTATTGGAACGGTTAGAGAATTAACAAAAGGAAAAAAAACATTATATTTGCAATACGAAGCGTATGTACCAATGGCAGAAAAAAAACTAGCTCAAATTGGTGAAGAAATTCAGCAAAAATGGCCAGAAGCGAAAACAGCCATTACCCATCGAATTGGTCGATTAGACATAAGTGAAATTGCTGTTGTTATTGCTGTTTCCACACCGCATCGTGCGGATTCCTTTGAGGCATCAAGATATGCGATTGAACGAATCAAAGAAATTGTTCCCATCTGGAAAAAAGAACATTGGGAAGATGGAGAAATGTGGATTGGAGATCAAAAAGAACAGGTAGCCTATCCTAGTGGAAAGCCAGAGGAGTTGACCGATGATTAA
- the glp gene encoding gephyrin-like molybdotransferase Glp, whose translation MEERKPIDVEQAIHKIMERTKQGETEMVSIDEAMGRYLAEDVVADHPVPSFDRSSFDGFAIIAEDTTNASFQEPVTCKVVGRIGAGDVTDTIVQKGEAIRIMTGAQMPKGANAIVALEIAKEEQINDETWITVNRPIEKGTNVAFIGEDIQKDVVIVHKGRQIAAGELSILATFGYAKVKVYKRPIIGVFVTGTELLSVDEPLVPGKIRNSNSYMLLGQIASVGAIPKYYGILPDDYELCYTSVVQALEEVDYLVTTGGASVGDFDFVQDILHELQATVLFNKVAMRPGSVTTVATWKEKWIFGLSGNPAACYVGFELFARPVLKTALGAEMVHLPRSKAILEHDITMGNPFARFTRAKAEIRGSDIFVSSVGRDKSDIISALVEANAFLFIPARTKSISKGEEVTILWLDQGVERAIE comes from the coding sequence ATGGAAGAGAGAAAACCAATTGATGTAGAACAAGCGATACATAAAATTATGGAACGAACGAAACAAGGTGAAACAGAAATGGTTTCAATAGATGAGGCAATGGGGCGATATTTAGCTGAAGATGTTGTCGCTGATCATCCTGTCCCATCTTTTGACCGCTCTTCGTTTGATGGTTTTGCAATTATTGCAGAAGATACAACGAATGCTTCTTTTCAAGAGCCAGTCACATGTAAAGTTGTAGGCAGGATTGGTGCGGGTGATGTGACAGATACAATCGTTCAAAAAGGCGAAGCGATTCGAATTATGACAGGTGCACAAATGCCAAAAGGGGCAAATGCCATAGTTGCGTTAGAGATTGCAAAAGAAGAGCAAATAAACGATGAAACATGGATTACCGTGAATCGTCCGATTGAAAAAGGGACAAATGTTGCGTTTATCGGTGAAGATATTCAAAAAGATGTAGTTATCGTTCATAAAGGACGTCAAATAGCTGCAGGTGAGTTATCGATATTGGCGACGTTTGGTTATGCCAAAGTGAAAGTATATAAACGTCCAATTATCGGTGTATTCGTTACAGGGACAGAATTATTGTCTGTAGATGAGCCGTTAGTACCAGGGAAAATAAGAAATAGTAATTCGTACATGTTGCTTGGTCAAATCGCAAGTGTTGGAGCGATCCCGAAGTATTACGGGATTTTACCAGATGATTATGAATTATGTTATACGTCTGTTGTTCAAGCTCTTGAAGAAGTGGATTACCTCGTGACAACGGGAGGCGCATCTGTCGGTGACTTTGATTTTGTCCAAGATATTTTACATGAGCTACAGGCAACAGTTTTATTTAATAAAGTAGCGATGCGGCCAGGTAGTGTAACGACGGTAGCGACATGGAAAGAGAAATGGATTTTTGGACTGTCGGGAAATCCGGCCGCTTGTTATGTCGGCTTTGAACTTTTTGCAAGACCAGTTTTAAAAACAGCGTTAGGAGCGGAAATGGTGCATTTGCCTCGCTCAAAAGCAATATTAGAGCATGACATTACAATGGGTAACCCATTTGCGCGTTTTACAAGAGCAAAAGCTGAGATTCGTGGCAGTGATATTTTTGTTTCTTCCGTTGGAAGAGATAAATCAGATATTATTTCTGCTTTAGTCGAAGCAAACGCCTTTTTATTCATTCCAGCAAGAACGAAATCTATAAGCAAAGGTGAAGAAGTGACAATATTGTGGTTAGACCAAGGGGTGGAAAGAGCAATTGAATAA
- a CDS encoding molybdopterin biosynthesis protein — protein MLLQEQIKRIIYLEDKPREQALVELLDKFQFNRAVERISTTEARGRVTAVPIYAALSMPHFHASAMDGIAVHAETTYGAHEKNPKQLIEAIDFHYVDTGDPIPDEYNAVIMIEHVQERGNKTIEIIEPAAPWQHIRPVGEDVVSGEMLFSQGHTLRAVDLGALLAGGMTTVTVVKKPVVAIIPTGNELVEPTLHVKKGDIIDFNSTVFYSYIEQWGGTAFHKGIIKDNPELLKKAILEAVDMADIVIVNAGSSAGSEDYTVHMIAELGEVFTHGVATRPGKPVVLGKVKDTIVIGLPGYPVSAYLTLEWFVQPLICKYLGVQVPKRETLSVQLGRRIVSTMGSEDFIRMNIGYVNGRFIANPLNRGAGVTMSLVRADGLLVIPSQSLGFEQGTEVEVELYKPVEEIKKAILFSGSHDLSIDVLASFIKEDDIQNDVISSHTGSMSGIMAIKKGETHVAGVHLLDSETGEYNIPFIKKYLNQDNVVVVKFLQREQGWIVPKGNPKHIQSIEDIVRHNLLYVNRQRGAGTRLLFDFFLQTMNIQPDSIHGYNREMYTHLSIAAAVKGGSADTGLGVYSAAKALQLDFIPVAYESYDLIMKQAFYESEQGQILLRVMKSDSFRQKLESLGGYRFENIGEVIYETSG, from the coding sequence ATTCTTTTGCAAGAACAAATAAAAAGAATCATTTACTTAGAGGATAAACCAAGAGAACAGGCATTAGTAGAATTATTAGATAAATTTCAATTTAACAGAGCCGTGGAACGGATTTCAACAACAGAAGCAAGGGGACGTGTGACTGCGGTGCCTATATACGCTGCACTTTCCATGCCGCATTTTCATGCTTCTGCGATGGACGGAATTGCAGTTCATGCTGAAACGACATACGGAGCTCATGAAAAAAATCCGAAACAGCTCATTGAAGCAATCGATTTTCATTATGTCGATACAGGCGATCCGATTCCAGATGAGTATAATGCTGTCATTATGATTGAGCATGTTCAAGAACGTGGAAACAAGACAATCGAAATTATTGAACCTGCTGCGCCATGGCAACATATTCGTCCTGTCGGTGAAGATGTCGTAAGTGGTGAAATGTTATTTTCGCAAGGCCATACATTACGTGCTGTTGATTTAGGAGCACTACTTGCTGGAGGAATGACGACGGTTACGGTTGTTAAAAAGCCAGTCGTTGCGATTATTCCAACTGGAAATGAGCTTGTTGAACCTACATTGCATGTGAAAAAAGGAGATATCATCGATTTTAACAGTACTGTGTTTTATAGTTATATTGAACAATGGGGAGGAACTGCTTTTCATAAAGGGATTATAAAAGATAATCCTGAGTTACTAAAAAAAGCGATACTGGAAGCTGTAGACATGGCAGACATTGTTATCGTAAACGCGGGTTCGTCTGCGGGGTCTGAAGATTATACCGTTCATATGATAGCGGAGCTCGGAGAAGTCTTTACTCATGGCGTAGCTACCCGTCCTGGAAAACCTGTTGTGTTAGGAAAAGTTAAAGATACGATTGTTATCGGGTTACCTGGCTATCCTGTTTCAGCGTATTTAACGTTAGAATGGTTTGTACAACCGCTCATTTGTAAGTATTTAGGTGTACAAGTGCCAAAGCGTGAGACATTGAGTGTTCAATTAGGAAGAAGGATTGTTTCTACGATGGGGTCAGAAGACTTTATTCGGATGAATATTGGGTATGTAAATGGACGTTTTATAGCAAATCCATTAAATCGAGGAGCTGGTGTCACGATGTCACTCGTTCGTGCGGATGGTCTTCTCGTTATTCCTAGTCAAAGTTTAGGGTTTGAACAAGGAACCGAAGTTGAAGTTGAATTATATAAGCCGGTAGAGGAAATTAAAAAAGCGATATTATTTTCTGGAAGTCATGACCTTTCCATTGATGTGCTCGCATCTTTTATAAAGGAAGACGATATTCAAAACGATGTTATATCGTCTCATACAGGAAGCATGTCAGGCATCATGGCAATAAAAAAAGGAGAAACACATGTCGCTGGTGTTCATTTACTTGATAGCGAAACGGGCGAGTATAATATCCCTTTTATTAAAAAATATTTAAATCAAGACAATGTAGTCGTCGTTAAGTTTTTGCAAAGAGAACAAGGCTGGATAGTACCGAAAGGAAACCCAAAACACATTCAGTCCATTGAAGATATTGTTCGTCACAATTTGTTATATGTGAATCGCCAACGAGGAGCAGGGACACGATTGCTGTTTGATTTTTTTCTTCAAACGATGAATATCCAGCCTGATTCCATCCATGGCTATAACCGAGAAATGTATACTCATCTAAGTATTGCAGCTGCAGTAAAAGGAGGCTCAGCTGATACTGGACTCGGCGTTTATTCAGCGGCGAAAGCATTACAGCTTGATTTTATTCCTGTTGCTTATGAATCTTATGACCTTATTATGAAGCAGGCTTTTTATGAGAGTGAACAAGGACAAATCTTACTACGTGTAATGAAGTCTGATTCATTTCGTCAAAAGCTGGAATCATTAGGAGGGTACCGCTTTGAGAATATCGGTGAAGTTATTTACGAAACGAGCGGGTAG
- the glp gene encoding gephyrin-like molybdotransferase Glp produces the protein MLFYDVKTVEQTKQIMKDTVFPIGDIISVSLDEAFGYIVAEDIVAKENVPSFARSTVDGYAVCAKDTYGSSESMPSFLTITHEIEMGEEVTIPLHRGEAMYIPTGGMVPSGCDSIIMVEHCENIDGLLNTYKQVAPGENIISVGEDVKETDIIIKKGSRIRAQELGILGAVGTRFVSVYRKLKVGYLSSGDEIMPYDTKHLQIGQVRDINALTITALTKEWGANVIYGGIVSDNYESFFSKAKELFDQVDLLVLSGGSSVGTKDYTTDVIQALGSPGVLVNGVSVKPGKPTIFGVAHKKPVLGLPGHPASAVIIYKLFGDLLLQRLNGSRERELPTEIKATITQNLPSSPGRSDYIRVRLEKQEEKWIAYPVLGKSGLISTLVDSDGVVEIPSEKEGITEGEIASVYLFR, from the coding sequence ATGTTATTTTATGATGTCAAAACAGTAGAACAAACGAAACAAATCATGAAAGACACTGTTTTTCCGATCGGTGATATTATTTCAGTTTCTTTAGACGAGGCATTTGGATATATAGTAGCTGAAGACATAGTGGCAAAAGAAAATGTTCCGAGTTTTGCTCGTTCCACCGTGGATGGTTATGCGGTTTGTGCCAAAGATACATATGGCTCATCAGAGTCTATGCCTTCGTTTTTAACGATTACACATGAAATTGAAATGGGAGAAGAAGTAACAATCCCTCTTCATCGTGGAGAAGCGATGTATATTCCAACTGGAGGAATGGTCCCTTCAGGCTGTGATAGTATTATCATGGTTGAACATTGTGAAAACATAGACGGTTTATTAAATACATATAAACAAGTAGCACCAGGGGAAAATATTATTTCTGTTGGTGAAGATGTGAAAGAAACAGATATCATTATTAAAAAAGGGTCGAGAATTCGCGCACAAGAATTAGGGATATTAGGGGCTGTAGGAACTCGCTTTGTTTCTGTGTATCGCAAATTGAAAGTCGGTTACTTATCTTCTGGTGATGAAATTATGCCGTATGATACAAAGCATTTACAAATTGGACAAGTAAGAGACATCAATGCCTTAACGATAACTGCCTTAACAAAGGAATGGGGAGCTAATGTCATATACGGGGGTATTGTCTCTGATAACTATGAATCTTTTTTTTCGAAAGCAAAAGAATTGTTTGACCAAGTAGATCTTCTAGTGTTATCCGGAGGAAGTTCGGTGGGAACAAAGGATTACACTACTGATGTTATACAAGCATTAGGAAGCCCGGGAGTGTTAGTGAATGGTGTATCGGTGAAACCTGGTAAACCGACGATTTTTGGAGTAGCACATAAAAAACCGGTACTTGGATTACCTGGACATCCGGCATCAGCCGTTATTATTTACAAATTATTTGGGGATTTACTTCTACAAAGATTAAATGGTTCAAGAGAAAGAGAATTACCGACTGAAATAAAAGCAACGATAACGCAAAACCTCCCATCAAGCCCAGGGCGATCAGATTATATTCGCGTGCGATTAGAAAAGCAAGAAGAGAAATGGATCGCTTACCCTGTGTTAGGGAAGTCAGGACTCATATCTACATTGGTTGACAGTGATGGAGTTGTGGAAATTCCTTCTGAAAAAGAAGGTATAACAGAAGGTGAAATAGCTTCTGTTTATTTATTTCGTTAG
- a CDS encoding ubiquitin-like small modifier protein 1 gives MNALEIKVFANFREICGAKIVTVDATDGDSILAVLKQLITLFPKMKDELFTDQYELKPMNHVFINGKNIMYLEGLQTTVSKKDKIALFPPVAGG, from the coding sequence GTGAATGCATTGGAAATTAAAGTTTTCGCTAACTTTCGTGAAATATGTGGGGCTAAAATTGTCACTGTGGACGCTACAGATGGAGATTCCATCCTAGCAGTTTTAAAACAATTAATCACCCTATTTCCGAAGATGAAAGATGAACTATTTACGGATCAATATGAATTAAAACCGATGAACCATGTCTTTATTAACGGAAAAAACATTATGTATTTAGAAGGTCTTCAAACAACAGTAAGTAAAAAAGATAAAATTGCTCTTTTTCCACCAGTGGCAGGAGGCTAA
- a CDS encoding aldehyde ferredoxin oxidoreductase family protein: MKLGGYKNKEAWVDLSKGSIEYKQINEEDAKKYVGARGLGVKYLMDHQIYNVDPLSPENMLCIMTGPLTGTRIHMSGRLCTVTRSPLTGTITDSHMGGWTAARLKWAGFDNLIFTGKSTTPVYLYVEDGEAQIRDASELWGKGVRSTVTTLQERYGKDTSVMAIGPAGENLVKYASWINEHDRSAGRGGTGTVAGSKNLKAIVIKAAQKGNMPEPAQPDKYPTAIKSGLKAIMEGALTAPKKGGLSVYGTNVLMNIVNEVGALPSKNSQVTTWDTADQISGESVNMELKVADPTCHACPVACKIEVEVKEGKYKTRVESFEYESAWALGPNCGHSNKEAVAFLINLCNEYGMDTIELGNAFSTAMEAYEKGLTEDRLVWGDVDTMIAWVEKIVNREDIGDILADGPGHAAKHFGDVNMAMVVKNQAIPAYDPRGIQGIGLGFATSNRGACHLRGYTVASEIAGIPEPTNRLEPEGKGELLKIFQDIHAFSDSLDLCKFSAFAENPDHYAEQYSAVVGIDVTGDDILKIGERVYNLERYFNNLAGFDGTTDTLPQRFLTEPAQGGSEGEVSHLALMLKEYYAARGWEEGTVPPEKLKELDIPPAEIGA, encoded by the coding sequence GTGAAACTAGGTGGTTATAAAAATAAAGAAGCTTGGGTAGATTTGTCGAAAGGTTCAATTGAATACAAACAAATCAACGAAGAAGATGCAAAAAAATATGTGGGAGCAAGAGGATTAGGTGTGAAGTACTTAATGGATCATCAAATCTATAACGTTGACCCACTTTCTCCAGAAAATATGCTATGCATCATGACTGGACCCTTAACAGGGACTAGAATTCATATGAGTGGACGTTTATGTACCGTAACACGCTCTCCGTTAACTGGCACAATTACAGATTCTCATATGGGAGGCTGGACTGCCGCACGTTTAAAATGGGCAGGATTTGATAATTTAATTTTTACAGGTAAAAGTACAACCCCTGTTTATTTGTATGTGGAAGATGGCGAAGCACAAATCCGAGATGCATCTGAACTCTGGGGTAAAGGTGTTAGATCAACAGTAACAACCCTGCAAGAACGATATGGAAAAGATACAAGTGTAATGGCGATTGGACCAGCTGGGGAAAACTTAGTCAAATACGCAAGTTGGATTAATGAGCACGACCGCTCTGCTGGACGTGGGGGGACAGGAACAGTCGCTGGTTCAAAAAATTTAAAAGCTATCGTCATTAAAGCCGCACAAAAAGGCAATATGCCAGAACCCGCTCAACCAGATAAATATCCAACCGCCATTAAAAGTGGATTAAAAGCGATTATGGAAGGGGCACTTACTGCTCCGAAAAAAGGTGGATTATCTGTATATGGAACAAATGTACTGATGAATATTGTAAATGAAGTTGGTGCACTTCCATCAAAGAACTCACAAGTCACAACGTGGGATACGGCTGATCAGATCAGTGGTGAAAGCGTTAACATGGAACTGAAAGTTGCAGACCCGACCTGTCACGCCTGTCCTGTTGCCTGTAAAATTGAGGTTGAAGTGAAAGAGGGTAAATATAAAACTAGAGTTGAAAGTTTTGAGTATGAATCCGCTTGGGCGTTAGGTCCAAATTGTGGTCATTCCAATAAAGAAGCGGTTGCGTTTCTCATTAATCTTTGTAATGAATACGGAATGGATACAATAGAACTCGGTAATGCGTTTTCAACTGCAATGGAAGCTTATGAGAAAGGATTAACTGAAGACCGGTTAGTCTGGGGTGATGTCGATACGATGATTGCTTGGGTTGAAAAAATCGTTAACCGTGAAGATATTGGCGATATTTTAGCTGATGGACCTGGGCATGCAGCAAAACACTTCGGTGATGTGAATATGGCAATGGTTGTGAAAAACCAAGCAATACCAGCTTATGACCCTCGTGGAATTCAAGGAATTGGTTTAGGTTTTGCGACGAGTAATCGTGGAGCCTGTCATTTGCGGGGATATACAGTAGCAAGTGAAATTGCTGGCATTCCCGAGCCGACAAACCGACTCGAACCAGAAGGAAAAGGCGAACTATTAAAAATATTCCAAGACATACATGCTTTCTCTGATTCGTTAGATTTATGTAAATTCTCGGCATTTGCAGAAAATCCAGATCATTATGCAGAACAGTATTCTGCTGTCGTTGGGATTGATGTAACAGGAGACGACATTTTAAAGATTGGCGAGCGTGTTTATAATCTAGAACGATATTTTAATAACTTAGCAGGGTTTGATGGCACAACAGATACATTGCCACAACGATTTTTAACAGAGCCTGCTCAAGGCGGTTCTGAAGGGGAAGTTAGTCATCTCGCCTTGATGCTAAAAGAATACTATGCTGCTAGAGGGTGGGAAGAAGGAACGGTTCCTCCTGAAAAATTAAAAGAGTTGGATATTCCTCCTGCTGAGATTGGTGCGTAA
- a CDS encoding ThiF family adenylyltransferase yields MDWLLSSPFVEKTVTLIGVGALGTVIASHLTRAGIGTLRLVDRDFVEESNLQRQLLFDEQDVIHHIPKVIAAKNKLEKINCATTIHPFIQDVNANTIESLVEKSDIIIDATDNMETRFLINEVSIKHNIPWVYGGAIQSRGMFCSIIPTNTPCLVCLFPGNYQSHGETCDTVGVLGPLVHIIGTYQATEALKIMTKQYDLVNVHLTQLDIWEFDYDQLPVERNPNCPCCVENQFPFLENKGENYYFAQLCGKDSIQITPTNELNIDFPLWEQRWRKLGRVIRTPFLIKLYYEDYQLTLFQDGRLLIKGTQNKGLAKKLYSQFIGN; encoded by the coding sequence ATGGATTGGCTTTTATCCTCCCCATTCGTTGAAAAAACCGTTACGTTAATTGGAGTTGGTGCATTAGGGACGGTCATTGCAAGTCACTTAACAAGAGCTGGAATTGGCACATTACGCCTCGTTGATCGTGATTTTGTAGAAGAAAGTAATTTACAAAGACAGCTGTTATTTGATGAACAAGACGTAATTCATCATATTCCGAAAGTTATCGCAGCGAAAAATAAGTTAGAAAAAATTAACTGTGCCACAACCATTCATCCTTTTATTCAAGACGTAAATGCCAATACGATTGAATCATTAGTGGAGAAAAGTGATATTATTATTGATGCCACAGATAATATGGAAACCCGATTTCTTATTAATGAAGTAAGTATTAAACATAATATCCCTTGGGTCTATGGAGGGGCCATTCAATCAAGAGGAATGTTTTGCTCCATCATTCCAACGAATACTCCATGTCTTGTTTGCTTGTTTCCAGGAAACTATCAAAGTCACGGAGAAACATGTGATACGGTTGGAGTACTTGGACCACTAGTTCATATAATCGGGACTTACCAAGCAACAGAAGCTTTGAAAATAATGACTAAGCAATACGACCTTGTGAACGTCCATTTAACTCAACTTGACATATGGGAGTTTGATTATGACCAATTACCAGTTGAGCGGAATCCAAATTGTCCTTGTTGTGTAGAGAACCAATTTCCTTTTCTCGAAAATAAAGGTGAAAACTATTATTTCGCACAGTTATGTGGCAAAGATAGTATTCAAATCACTCCGACAAACGAATTGAACATCGATTTTCCTTTGTGGGAGCAAAGATGGAGAAAATTAGGTCGTGTCATTCGTACCCCTTTTCTAATAAAGCTTTATTATGAAGACTATCAACTTACTTTGTTTCAAGATGGTAGATTACTAATAAAAGGAACACAAAACAAAGGATTAGCAAAAAAGCTTTATTCTCAATTCATTGGAAATTAA
- a CDS encoding ATP-binding cassette domain-containing protein — MRNLKIIELHQIKVETKKDCLLHIEYFPLHQGDIIGVIGPNGAGKSTLVKVMSFLQTPSHGTVFYKGKQKQASTVPLQLRRKFAIVMQQSLLFNKTVYDNVSLGLRFRKSPKKDIEEAVYFWLEKFNILHLAKKNAKTLSGGEAQRVNLARALILSPEVLFLDEPFSALDFPTKAVLLRELKDILQETKTTTVFVSHDLIEIKHLTKNLCVLVDGKMKQFGSTHDVLHSPNRQSTPFLEKWKELYSF, encoded by the coding sequence GTGCGTAATTTGAAAATTATTGAGTTACATCAAATTAAAGTGGAGACGAAAAAAGATTGTTTATTACATATCGAATATTTTCCTTTACATCAAGGGGATATCATTGGTGTTATTGGTCCTAATGGAGCTGGAAAAAGTACACTTGTGAAAGTCATGTCATTTCTACAAACACCAAGTCATGGGACGGTTTTTTATAAAGGAAAACAAAAACAAGCTTCGACAGTACCACTTCAATTACGACGAAAATTTGCCATTGTGATGCAACAATCACTATTGTTCAATAAAACAGTATACGATAATGTTTCGCTTGGATTACGGTTTCGCAAGAGCCCGAAAAAGGATATAGAGGAAGCTGTATATTTTTGGTTGGAAAAATTTAATATTTTGCATTTAGCGAAAAAGAATGCGAAAACGTTATCAGGCGGGGAAGCACAGCGTGTGAATTTAGCTAGAGCATTGATTTTATCTCCTGAAGTTTTGTTTCTAGATGAACCGTTTTCCGCATTAGACTTTCCAACTAAGGCAGTTTTACTAAGAGAACTAAAGGATATTTTACAGGAAACAAAGACGACCACTGTCTTTGTTAGTCATGACTTAATCGAAATTAAACACCTTACAAAAAATCTATGTGTACTCGTTGATGGAAAGATGAAACAATTCGGAAGTACTCATGACGTTTTACATTCACCAAACCGACAATCCACTCCTTTTCTTGAAAAATGGAAAGAGCTCTATTCTTTTTAA
- a CDS encoding ABC transporter permease: protein MDLFFEGFQKAIEMIGQGNKEILHITLTTLRVCFTAIIISTCIGLPLGVFLGLTNFPGRRIILVLVNIGMGLPPVVAGLYITMLLWRSGPLGQFSFLYTVEAIIAAQVLVSLPIIIGLTSAAFQQIDPKMLLQIKAMGATKMQMVILLLKELKLAILAAVMAGFGRVLAEVGAAMMVGGNIKGETRILTTAMVMEVSKGNFEIAIALSFILMALAFLITFILTSLQQRSA, encoded by the coding sequence ATGGACTTGTTTTTTGAAGGGTTTCAAAAAGCGATTGAAATGATAGGGCAGGGAAATAAAGAAATCCTTCATATCACCTTAACTACATTAAGAGTATGTTTTACAGCAATTATTATTAGTACATGTATTGGCTTACCATTAGGTGTGTTTTTAGGTTTGACGAACTTTCCAGGGAGAAGAATCATATTAGTTCTAGTTAATATCGGAATGGGATTACCGCCGGTTGTCGCTGGGTTATACATCACGATGTTATTATGGCGTTCAGGCCCATTAGGTCAGTTTAGTTTTTTATATACTGTTGAGGCGATAATCGCTGCTCAAGTGCTTGTTTCTTTACCTATTATCATTGGATTAACATCTGCAGCTTTTCAACAAATTGATCCTAAAATGCTCTTACAAATTAAAGCGATGGGCGCGACAAAAATGCAAATGGTCATTCTCCTTTTAAAAGAGTTGAAACTGGCGATTTTAGCTGCGGTTATGGCTGGTTTTGGACGTGTCCTTGCAGAAGTAGGGGCAGCGATGATGGTAGGAGGGAATATAAAAGGAGAAACTAGAATTTTGACTACTGCGATGGTAATGGAAGTGTCTAAAGGAAATTTTGAAATTGCGATTGCACTCTCGTTTATCTTGATGGCATTAGCCTTCCTTATCACATTTATTTTGACTTCATTACAGCAAAGGAGTGCGTAA